The Prochlorococcus marinus CUG1416 genome has a segment encoding these proteins:
- a CDS encoding LON peptidase substrate-binding domain-containing protein: protein MGELSVRELPLFPLPEVVLFPQEVLPLHIFESRYRIMLQSVLESDSMFGVIKWDSSTKSMANVGCCAQIIKHQTAEDGRSNIITLGQQRFQVLEVIRSTPFCSAMVSWISDDNIDNLQKLDSLKDLVTEALNDVINLTSKLTNTKKTLPDKLPDNPMELSFWIGAHLGGPVAQEQQRLLEERNTYTRLQREYEMLDHTRKQLAARTALKESFPDIKEN from the coding sequence ATGGGAGAGCTCTCAGTAAGGGAATTACCTTTATTTCCTTTGCCGGAGGTAGTTCTTTTCCCTCAAGAGGTATTGCCTTTACACATTTTTGAATCTAGATACAGAATTATGCTTCAATCTGTTCTAGAATCTGATTCTATGTTTGGAGTTATAAAGTGGGATTCAAGTACTAAAAGTATGGCAAATGTTGGATGCTGTGCCCAAATAATAAAACATCAAACTGCGGAGGATGGGAGAAGTAATATTATCACTCTTGGACAACAAAGATTTCAAGTCTTAGAAGTTATTCGTTCAACTCCATTTTGTTCAGCTATGGTAAGTTGGATTAGCGATGATAATATTGATAACCTTCAAAAACTAGATTCTTTAAAAGACTTAGTCACAGAGGCACTTAATGATGTTATTAATCTTACAAGTAAATTGACAAATACCAAGAAAACCCTACCTGATAAATTGCCTGATAATCCTATGGAATTATCATTTTGGATAGGGGCTCATTTGGGTGGTCCTGTTGCGCAGGAACAGCAAAGACTGCTAGAGGAAAGAAATACTTATACCCGTTTGCAAAGGGAATATGAAATGCTTGATCATACAAGAAAACAACTTGCAGCAAGAACTGCCTTGAAAGAAAGTTTTCCTGATATAAAAGAAAATTAA
- the rpsJ gene encoding 30S ribosomal protein S10, translating to MTASIAQQKIRIRLKAFDRRMLDLSCDKIIQTADTTSASAIGPIPLPTKRKIYCVLRSPHVDKDSREHFETRTHRRIIDIYSPSAKTIDALMKLDLPSGVDIEVKL from the coding sequence ATGACTGCATCAATTGCACAACAAAAAATAAGAATTAGACTCAAAGCGTTTGATAGAAGAATGCTTGATTTGTCTTGCGATAAAATAATCCAAACTGCCGATACTACTTCTGCTTCAGCCATAGGCCCAATACCTTTACCAACAAAAAGGAAAATTTATTGTGTTCTAAGGTCACCACATGTTGATAAAGACTCTAGAGAGCATTTTGAAACAAGAACTCATAGAAGAATAATTGATATTTATAGTCCCTCGGCAAAAACTATTGATGCTTTAATGAAATTAGATCTTCCTAGTGGTGTCGATATAGAAGTTAAACTATAA
- the tuf gene encoding elongation factor Tu produces MAREKFERNKPHVNIGTIGHVDHGKTTLTAAITNVLAKKGQAQAQDYGDIDGAPEERERGITINTAHVEYETEGRHYAHVDCPGHADYVKNMITGAAQMDGAILVCAATDGPMAQTKEHILLAKQVGVPALVVALNKCDMVDDEEIIELVEMEIRELLDSYDFPGDDIPIVQVSGLKALEGDSTWESKIEELMKAVDASIPEPEREVDKPFLMAIEDVFSITGRGTVATGRIERGKVKVGEEVEIVGIRDTRLTTVTGVEMFRKLLDEGMAGDNVGLLLRGVQKEDIERGMVLVKKGSITPHTQFEGEVYVLKKEEGGRHTPFFAGYRPQFYIRTTDVTGQITAFTSDDGSNVEMVMPGDRIKMTGELICPVAIEQGMRFAIREGGRTIGAGVVSKILK; encoded by the coding sequence ATGGCTCGCGAGAAGTTCGAAAGGAACAAACCACATGTCAACATAGGTACTATTGGCCATGTTGATCATGGAAAAACAACACTTACTGCTGCTATTACAAACGTACTAGCAAAAAAAGGTCAAGCTCAAGCTCAAGACTACGGAGACATTGATGGTGCTCCTGAGGAAAGAGAGCGCGGCATTACTATTAATACGGCTCACGTCGAATATGAGACTGAAGGCAGACATTATGCTCATGTCGATTGCCCTGGACATGCTGATTATGTAAAAAACATGATTACAGGAGCAGCTCAAATGGACGGAGCAATTCTAGTTTGCGCAGCTACAGACGGTCCTATGGCGCAAACAAAAGAGCATATTCTTTTAGCGAAACAGGTCGGAGTCCCTGCTCTTGTAGTAGCTCTAAATAAATGCGATATGGTCGACGATGAAGAAATTATTGAACTTGTTGAAATGGAAATCAGAGAACTATTAGATAGTTATGACTTCCCTGGAGATGATATTCCTATAGTTCAAGTTTCTGGTTTAAAAGCTCTCGAAGGTGATTCTACTTGGGAATCAAAAATTGAAGAACTAATGAAAGCAGTTGATGCTAGCATTCCTGAACCAGAAAGAGAAGTCGACAAACCATTCTTGATGGCAATTGAAGATGTTTTCTCAATTACTGGTAGAGGTACTGTTGCTACTGGAAGAATTGAGAGAGGTAAAGTTAAGGTTGGAGAAGAAGTGGAAATAGTTGGAATAAGAGACACAAGATTAACAACTGTTACTGGAGTTGAAATGTTCCGCAAACTACTTGATGAAGGTATGGCTGGCGATAATGTTGGTTTGCTTTTACGTGGTGTTCAGAAAGAAGATATTGAGAGAGGAATGGTACTAGTTAAGAAAGGATCTATTACTCCTCATACTCAGTTTGAAGGAGAAGTTTATGTTCTAAAGAAAGAAGAGGGCGGCAGACATACGCCTTTCTTCGCAGGATATAGACCACAATTTTATATCAGGACAACTGACGTGACAGGTCAAATTACAGCATTTACATCTGATGATGGCTCTAATGTTGAAATGGTTATGCCAGGCGACAGAATCAAAATGACTGGAGAATTAATTTGTCCAGTGGCTATTGAACAAGGTATGAGATTCGCAATACGTGAAGGAGGACGTACTATTGGTGCTGGAGTTGTCTCTAAAATTCTCAAATAA
- the fusA gene encoding elongation factor G, whose product MARDFPLQRVRNIGIAAHIDAGKTTTTERILFYSGVVHKIGEVHDGAAVTDWMAQERERGITITAAAISTSWQDHRINIIDTPGHVDFTIEVERSMRVLDGVIAVFCAVGGVQPQSETVWRQADRYSVPRMVFVNKMDRTGADFLKVNKQIKDRLKANALPIQLPIGAEGDLTGIIDLVANKAYLYKNDLGTDIEEAPIPSEMEEEAAEWRNKLMESVAENDEDLIEIFLETGELSEEQLKKGIREGVLKHGLVPVLCGSAFKNKGVQLVLDAVVDYLPAPVDVKPIQGVLPSGKEDVRPSDDNAPFSALAFKVMSDPYGKLTFVRMYSGVLSKGSYVMNSTKDAKERISRLVILKADEREEVDELRAGDLGAVLGLKNTTTGDTLCNTEDPIVLETLFIPEPVISVAVEPKTKGDMEKLSKALTALSEEDPTFRVSTDPETNQTVIAGMGELHLEILVDRMLREFKVEANIGAPQVSYRETIRSSSKGEGKYARQTGGKGQYGHVIIEMEPAEVGKGFEFVNKIVGGAVPKEYIGPASNGMKETCESGVLAGYPLIDVKVTLVDGSFHDVDSSEMAFKIAGSMAFKDGVKKCNPVLLEPMMKVEVESPDDFLGSVIGDLSSRRGQVEGQSVDDGLSKVQAKVPLAEMFGYATQLRSMTQGRGIFSMEFANYEEVPRNVAEAIISKNQGNS is encoded by the coding sequence TTGGCACGCGACTTTCCCCTACAGCGAGTAAGGAATATAGGTATAGCCGCTCATATTGATGCAGGTAAGACAACAACTACTGAAAGAATCTTGTTTTATTCAGGTGTCGTCCACAAGATAGGAGAGGTTCATGATGGTGCTGCCGTAACAGATTGGATGGCTCAAGAAAGAGAAAGAGGAATAACTATTACTGCTGCTGCAATATCTACTAGTTGGCAAGATCACAGAATTAATATTATAGATACTCCAGGGCACGTTGACTTTACCATTGAAGTAGAAAGATCAATGCGCGTCTTGGATGGAGTCATAGCTGTATTTTGCGCGGTAGGTGGAGTGCAGCCTCAATCTGAAACAGTTTGGCGTCAGGCAGATAGATACTCTGTCCCAAGAATGGTTTTTGTTAACAAAATGGACAGAACTGGCGCAGATTTTTTAAAAGTTAATAAGCAAATTAAAGATCGACTAAAGGCAAATGCACTCCCAATTCAGCTACCTATTGGAGCTGAAGGTGATCTCACAGGCATTATTGATTTAGTTGCTAACAAAGCATATCTTTACAAAAATGACTTGGGTACTGATATTGAAGAGGCACCAATTCCATCTGAAATGGAGGAGGAAGCTGCTGAATGGAGAAATAAGTTGATGGAGAGTGTTGCAGAAAATGATGAAGATTTAATTGAAATATTTCTCGAAACAGGAGAATTATCTGAAGAACAACTTAAAAAAGGTATAAGGGAAGGGGTTTTAAAACATGGATTGGTACCTGTATTGTGTGGGTCGGCTTTTAAGAATAAAGGTGTTCAACTTGTTTTAGACGCTGTTGTTGATTACTTGCCAGCCCCAGTTGATGTAAAGCCAATACAAGGTGTTTTACCAAGTGGTAAAGAAGATGTTAGACCTTCAGATGACAATGCTCCTTTCAGTGCATTAGCTTTCAAAGTAATGTCAGATCCCTATGGGAAATTAACATTTGTGAGAATGTATTCAGGCGTTCTTTCAAAAGGAAGTTATGTCATGAATTCTACTAAAGACGCTAAAGAGAGAATTTCTAGATTAGTTATTCTAAAAGCTGATGAAAGAGAGGAGGTTGACGAATTGAGGGCTGGAGATTTAGGAGCTGTATTAGGTCTTAAGAACACAACAACTGGTGACACTTTATGTAATACAGAAGATCCTATAGTCTTGGAGACATTGTTTATTCCAGAACCAGTTATATCCGTGGCAGTTGAGCCAAAAACTAAAGGTGATATGGAAAAATTATCAAAAGCTTTAACAGCTTTATCTGAAGAGGATCCAACCTTTAGGGTAAGTACAGATCCAGAGACAAATCAAACTGTAATCGCTGGTATGGGAGAGTTGCACCTAGAGATCCTTGTTGACAGAATGTTAAGGGAATTTAAAGTTGAGGCTAATATTGGTGCTCCTCAAGTTTCTTATAGAGAAACTATTAGGTCTAGTTCTAAAGGTGAAGGTAAATATGCGAGACAAACTGGAGGAAAAGGTCAATATGGTCATGTAATAATTGAAATGGAACCTGCTGAAGTTGGTAAAGGTTTTGAATTTGTTAACAAAATTGTTGGTGGAGCTGTACCGAAAGAGTATATTGGTCCTGCATCTAATGGAATGAAAGAAACTTGTGAATCAGGTGTTCTTGCCGGTTATCCACTCATTGATGTAAAAGTAACACTAGTCGATGGTTCATTCCACGATGTAGACTCATCTGAAATGGCCTTCAAAATTGCAGGTTCCATGGCTTTTAAAGATGGGGTTAAAAAATGCAATCCTGTCCTCTTAGAGCCTATGATGAAAGTTGAGGTCGAAAGTCCTGACGACTTTCTTGGATCTGTAATTGGTGATCTCTCTTCTAGAAGGGGTCAAGTAGAAGGACAATCTGTTGATGATGGATTGTCTAAGGTACAGGCCAAAGTGCCATTAGCCGAAATGTTCGGCTATGCCACTCAACTCCGATCAATGACTCAAGGTCGGGGTATATTTTCAATGGAGTTCGCAAATTATGAGGAAGTTCCTCGTAACGTTGCTGAAGCTATCATTTCCAAGAATCAGGGCAACTCCTGA
- the rpsG gene encoding 30S ribosomal protein S7, which produces MSRRNAAVKRPVLPDPQFNSRLASMMISRLMKHGKKSTAQRILSDAFSIISERTGANAVELFETAVKNATPLVEVRARRVGGATYQVPMEVRQERGTAMALRWLVTFSRARNGKSMSQKLAGELMDAANETGSAVKKREDTHKMAEANKAFAHYRY; this is translated from the coding sequence ATGTCACGTCGTAATGCAGCAGTAAAAAGACCAGTTCTTCCAGATCCTCAATTTAATAGTCGCTTAGCTTCAATGATGATTTCTCGATTGATGAAACATGGTAAAAAATCTACAGCTCAAAGAATATTGTCTGATGCTTTTTCTATAATAAGCGAGAGAACTGGCGCGAATGCAGTCGAATTATTTGAAACAGCTGTTAAAAATGCTACTCCCCTTGTCGAAGTAAGAGCTAGAAGAGTTGGTGGTGCCACATATCAAGTACCTATGGAAGTACGCCAAGAGAGGGGTACAGCTATGGCATTAAGATGGCTTGTTACATTCTCACGTGCAAGAAATGGCAAAAGTATGTCCCAGAAACTTGCTGGTGAGTTGATGGATGCAGCAAATGAAACTGGTAGTGCTGTTAAAAAAAGAGAAGACACTCATAAAATGGCTGAAGCTAATAAAGCTTTTGCACATTACAGATATTAA
- the rpsL gene encoding 30S ribosomal protein S12: MPTISQLIGSERKRLTRKTKSPALKACPERRGVCTRVYTSTPKKPNSALRKVARVRLTSGFEVTAYIPGIGHNLQEHSVVLLRGGRVKDLPGVRYHIIRGTLDTAGVKDRRQSRSKYGAKAPKD, translated from the coding sequence ATGCCCACCATCTCACAATTAATAGGTTCAGAAAGGAAACGTCTGACTAGGAAAACAAAATCACCTGCATTAAAAGCCTGCCCTGAGAGGAGAGGGGTATGTACAAGAGTTTATACATCAACACCCAAAAAACCTAATTCAGCTCTAAGAAAAGTTGCAAGGGTAAGATTAACTTCCGGTTTTGAAGTAACGGCTTATATTCCGGGAATTGGACATAATTTGCAAGAACACTCTGTAGTACTACTTAGGGGTGGAAGAGTTAAGGATTTACCAGGAGTTAGATATCATATAATAAGAGGAACTTTAGATACGGCTGGAGTCAAAGATAGACGTCAATCCAGATCTAAGTATGGAGCAAAAGCTCCAAAAGATTAA
- the gltB gene encoding glutamate synthase large subunit, whose protein sequence is MGEGIKRIVGPYKDSYSPNGIIGEKDACGVGFIANVKGIESNWILKQSLKGLNCMEHRGGCGGDSDSGDGAGILCSIPWKLLEEEMNIKNKQDCYRGLGMVFMPNKKEKIEECKSICEEEAKKLSFSNTSWRTVPVNNEILGPLAKANAPFISQWILFIDKKDNNDIERLLFQLRKRIEKKIRESFKNHVGDCEFYFASLSSQTVVYKGMVRSEILSEFYQDLKEESFKVSFSVYHRRFSTNTLPKWPLAQPMRFLGHNGEINTLLGNINWAKASETHIDDFWGELSNEIKPIVDINKSDSSNLDATLEINIRSGQPITDSLLKLVPEAFRDQPELEQRGDIKAFYEYSASLQEAWDGPALLVFADGNFVGATLDRNGLRPARYSITNDGFVIMGSETGVVDIEEERIIEKGRLGPGQMLAVDFHKNKILRNWEVKSEAAQRHDYKNLLSNRTIKIENSEWFKDCKLKDLELLQQQTAYGFSAEDNDLILDSMSSLAKEPTYCMGDDIPLAVLSSKPHILYDYFKQRFAQVTNPPIDPLREKLVMSLEMHLGERCTPFEIKDPKPFVHLQSPILNEEELISIEKSKIKSQKISSLFDIEEGVQGLEKQLKAICKQSELSIKEGCSLIIISDKGINPKKTFIPPLLAVGAIHHYLLKKEIRLKASLIIETGQCWSTHHLACLIGYGASAVCPWLTFEAGRHWLKHPKTQKLIDSKKINPLSIINVQENIKKALEDGLRKILSKIGISLLSSYHGAQIFEAVGLGSDLIRIAFDGTTSRIAGITLKELTNETLSIHTKAYPEIDLKKLEFLGFVQFRNNGEYHSNNPEMSKVLHSAVKQGPGYDHFETYKKLISNRPTTSLRDLLTINSKRKSIPLEEVESVESICKRFCTGGMSLGALSREAHEVLAVAMNRIGGKSNSGEGGEDPARFNVLNDIDENTQSATLPFIKGLENGDTACSAIKQIASGRFGVTPEYLRSGKQLEIKMAQGAKPGEGGQLPGPKVDSYIAKLRNSKPGVALISPPPHHDIYSIEDLAQLIHDLHQVHPKAKVSVKLVSEIGIGTIAAGVSKANADVIQISGHDGGTGASPLSSIKHAGLPWELGVAEVHKSLLENNLRERVILRTDGGLKTGWDVVIAALLGAEEYGFGSVAMIAEGCIMARVCHTNKCPVGVATQKEELRKRFKGIPENVVNFFLYIAEEVRQIMSSIGVSNMEELIGNQEFLSARNISLPKTSNIDLSSLVNNKQPTTDRSWLKHSKNAHSNGSVLEDEFLSDTEFIDSIKNHEKLTKEIEIKNTDRSVCAKIAGEIAEIHGNTGFNGELNLNFKGYAGQSFGAFLLKGMNVQLIGEANDYVCKGMNGGILTIIPPKIDKTSSEQVILGNTCLYGATGGKLFALGKSGERFAVRNSGATAVTEGAGDHCCEYMTGGKVVILGSTGRNIGAGMTGGIAFIIDENNDLSNKVNKEIVSIHKITSSKQEDILFDIIREYRAKTNSLKAAKIIENWSHFKSTFKLIVPPSEEEMLGIKKM, encoded by the coding sequence ATGGGAGAGGGTATCAAAAGAATCGTTGGACCATATAAAGATAGTTATTCCCCAAATGGAATAATTGGTGAGAAAGATGCCTGTGGAGTTGGTTTCATAGCAAATGTTAAAGGGATAGAAAGCAACTGGATCCTTAAACAATCCCTGAAGGGCCTTAACTGCATGGAGCATAGAGGAGGTTGTGGAGGAGATAGTGATTCAGGAGATGGAGCAGGCATTTTATGTTCAATTCCATGGAAATTGTTAGAAGAAGAAATGAATATTAAAAATAAACAAGACTGTTATAGAGGTTTAGGCATGGTTTTTATGCCTAATAAAAAAGAGAAAATTGAAGAATGTAAATCAATATGTGAGGAGGAAGCAAAAAAATTAAGCTTCAGCAATACATCTTGGAGAACAGTACCTGTTAATAATGAAATATTAGGTCCTTTAGCTAAAGCAAATGCCCCATTCATAAGTCAGTGGATTTTATTCATAGATAAAAAAGATAACAATGATATTGAAAGGCTTTTATTTCAATTAAGGAAAAGAATTGAGAAAAAGATAAGAGAAAGTTTTAAAAACCATGTTGGGGATTGTGAATTTTATTTTGCCTCACTAAGTTCTCAAACAGTTGTATACAAAGGTATGGTTCGTTCTGAAATATTATCTGAGTTTTATCAAGACTTAAAAGAAGAGAGTTTTAAAGTCTCATTTTCCGTTTACCATAGGAGGTTTAGTACTAATACACTTCCAAAATGGCCACTAGCTCAGCCGATGAGATTCTTAGGTCATAACGGAGAAATTAATACTCTCTTAGGTAATATCAACTGGGCTAAAGCTTCAGAAACACACATAGATGATTTTTGGGGAGAGTTATCTAACGAAATTAAACCAATCGTAGATATAAATAAAAGTGATTCATCAAATCTTGATGCAACCCTTGAAATCAATATTCGATCAGGCCAACCAATCACTGATTCATTATTAAAACTTGTTCCTGAAGCATTTAGAGATCAACCAGAACTTGAACAGAGAGGAGATATAAAAGCTTTTTATGAATATTCTGCAAGCCTACAAGAAGCGTGGGATGGCCCCGCACTCCTTGTATTTGCTGATGGAAATTTTGTAGGAGCAACACTTGATAGGAATGGCCTAAGACCAGCAAGATATTCAATCACAAATGATGGTTTTGTAATAATGGGTTCTGAAACAGGAGTAGTAGATATTGAAGAGGAAAGAATCATAGAAAAAGGTCGATTAGGACCGGGACAAATGTTGGCAGTTGATTTTCATAAAAATAAAATCCTAAGAAATTGGGAGGTAAAATCTGAAGCAGCTCAAAGGCATGATTATAAAAATTTACTAAGTAATAGGACTATAAAAATTGAGAATAGTGAATGGTTTAAAGACTGCAAACTAAAAGACCTTGAGTTGTTACAACAACAAACTGCGTACGGTTTTTCAGCAGAAGATAATGATCTTATCTTAGATTCAATGTCTTCATTAGCCAAAGAGCCTACCTATTGCATGGGCGACGATATTCCATTAGCAGTGCTTTCTTCAAAGCCACATATTTTATATGACTATTTCAAGCAAAGATTTGCGCAAGTCACAAATCCTCCTATTGACCCTCTGAGAGAAAAACTGGTAATGAGTTTAGAGATGCATCTTGGAGAAAGATGTACACCATTTGAGATTAAAGATCCTAAACCTTTTGTTCATTTACAAAGTCCAATACTCAATGAGGAAGAACTCATTTCCATTGAAAAATCAAAAATTAAATCTCAAAAAATTTCAAGTTTGTTTGATATTGAGGAAGGTGTTCAAGGCTTAGAGAAGCAATTAAAAGCAATTTGTAAACAGAGTGAGCTCTCTATAAAAGAAGGTTGCTCTTTAATTATTATTTCTGATAAGGGAATTAATCCTAAAAAGACTTTTATTCCTCCTTTACTTGCTGTTGGAGCAATTCATCATTATCTTCTAAAAAAAGAAATCAGGCTAAAAGCTTCACTAATTATTGAAACAGGTCAATGTTGGAGTACACATCACTTGGCTTGTTTGATTGGTTATGGTGCAAGCGCTGTTTGCCCTTGGTTGACCTTCGAAGCAGGTAGACACTGGTTAAAACATCCAAAAACACAAAAACTCATTGATAGCAAAAAAATAAATCCATTATCAATAATTAACGTTCAAGAAAATATTAAAAAAGCTTTAGAAGACGGTCTAAGAAAAATTCTTTCAAAAATAGGTATTTCACTTTTATCTAGTTACCATGGCGCACAAATTTTTGAAGCTGTAGGCCTTGGATCAGATTTAATAAGAATTGCTTTTGATGGTACAACAAGCCGTATCGCTGGCATAACATTAAAAGAATTAACTAATGAAACACTTTCAATACATACTAAAGCCTACCCAGAGATCGATTTAAAGAAATTAGAATTCTTAGGATTTGTACAATTTAGAAATAATGGAGAATATCATTCCAATAACCCGGAGATGTCCAAAGTTTTACATTCAGCTGTAAAACAAGGACCAGGATACGATCATTTTGAAACTTACAAAAAACTCATTAGTAATAGACCCACAACATCTCTAAGAGATTTACTAACAATTAATTCAAAAAGAAAAAGCATTCCATTAGAGGAAGTTGAAAGTGTTGAATCAATTTGCAAAAGGTTCTGTACTGGAGGAATGAGTTTGGGTGCTTTATCAAGAGAAGCACATGAAGTGTTAGCAGTTGCAATGAATAGAATTGGTGGAAAAAGTAATAGTGGAGAAGGGGGAGAAGATCCAGCTCGTTTTAATGTTTTAAATGATATCGATGAAAATACTCAATCAGCGACATTGCCCTTTATTAAAGGTCTAGAAAATGGAGACACCGCATGCTCAGCTATTAAACAAATAGCATCAGGTAGATTTGGAGTTACACCTGAATATCTAAGAAGTGGTAAACAACTCGAAATTAAAATGGCTCAAGGTGCAAAACCTGGAGAAGGGGGACAATTGCCTGGTCCAAAAGTTGATTCTTACATCGCAAAACTAAGAAATAGTAAACCTGGAGTAGCTCTAATATCTCCTCCCCCGCATCATGATATTTATTCAATTGAAGATTTAGCTCAACTTATCCATGACTTACACCAAGTTCATCCAAAAGCAAAAGTGAGCGTTAAACTTGTTTCTGAAATTGGGATAGGCACTATTGCTGCCGGAGTAAGCAAAGCTAATGCAGATGTAATTCAAATTTCAGGCCATGACGGAGGTACAGGTGCTTCACCACTAAGTTCTATTAAACATGCAGGTTTACCATGGGAACTAGGTGTTGCTGAGGTTCATAAATCTCTCTTAGAGAATAACTTACGTGAAAGAGTAATTTTGAGAACTGATGGAGGTCTTAAAACAGGATGGGATGTAGTTATTGCAGCTTTACTTGGTGCTGAAGAATACGGTTTCGGTTCTGTAGCGATGATTGCTGAAGGATGCATAATGGCTCGGGTTTGTCATACAAACAAGTGTCCTGTTGGAGTTGCCACTCAAAAAGAAGAATTAAGAAAAAGATTTAAAGGTATTCCAGAAAATGTTGTCAATTTTTTCTTGTATATTGCTGAAGAAGTAAGACAGATAATGAGTAGTATCGGTGTTTCTAATATGGAAGAACTGATTGGTAATCAAGAATTCCTTTCTGCAAGAAATATCTCTCTTCCAAAAACTTCTAATATCGATCTTTCTTCTTTAGTAAATAATAAACAACCAACCACTGATAGATCATGGTTAAAACATTCAAAAAATGCTCATAGTAATGGTTCTGTATTAGAAGATGAGTTTTTGTCTGATACTGAATTTATAGATTCAATTAAAAATCATGAAAAATTAACCAAAGAAATTGAGATAAAAAATACAGATAGAAGTGTTTGTGCGAAAATAGCTGGCGAAATTGCAGAGATTCATGGCAACACTGGCTTCAATGGCGAACTCAACTTAAATTTCAAAGGATATGCAGGACAAAGCTTTGGTGCCTTTTTATTGAAGGGAATGAATGTTCAACTAATCGGAGAAGCTAATGATTATGTTTGTAAAGGAATGAATGGAGGAATACTCACAATAATTCCACCAAAAATAGATAAAACCTCCTCCGAACAAGTCATCCTGGGAAATACTTGCCTTTATGGAGCAACAGGTGGGAAATTATTTGCATTAGGAAAATCGGGAGAAAGATTTGCGGTAAGAAATAGTGGTGCCACAGCAGTAACAGAGGGAGCAGGTGATCATTGTTGTGAATACATGACTGGTGGGAAAGTAGTTATTCTAGGTTCCACAGGAAGAAATATTGGTGCGGGAATGACTGGTGGAATAGCTTTTATAATCGATGAGAATAATGATTTAAGTAATAAAGTTAATAAGGAAATAGTTAGCATTCATAAAATAACTTCATCAAAGCAGGAAGATATCTTATTTGACATTATTAGAGAATATCGAGCAAAAACAAATAGCTTAAAGGCTGCCAAAATAATTGAAAATTGGTCTCATTTCAAGAGTACTTTCAAATTAATTGTTCCCCCAAGCGAAGAAGAGATGCTTGGCATAAAGAAAATGTAA
- a CDS encoding YciI family protein produces the protein MPFFVKTEIIKKEYLINNDLKRKIINEHIDWIKKLKKEGINIKSGFLVDELNRPGEGGLLILEMNNYKNALKIIKNDPMIKNDLVEWKLNQWIDSNK, from the coding sequence ATGCCTTTCTTTGTAAAAACTGAAATTATAAAAAAAGAATACTTAATTAATAATGATTTAAAACGAAAAATAATTAACGAACATATTGATTGGATAAAAAAATTAAAAAAAGAGGGAATTAATATAAAAAGTGGTTTTTTGGTAGATGAGTTAAATAGGCCAGGTGAAGGAGGATTACTAATTCTTGAGATGAATAATTATAAAAATGCACTAAAAATCATTAAGAATGATCCAATGATTAAAAATGATCTAGTTGAATGGAAATTAAATCAGTGGATAGACTCAAATAAATGA